One genomic window of Aethina tumida isolate Nest 87 chromosome 3, icAetTumi1.1, whole genome shotgun sequence includes the following:
- the LOC126264787 gene encoding protein GVQW3-like, whose amino-acid sequence MEKIEFRVVIKHCFLMGKNTVEAQQRLEKHYPDSSPSKPMICRWYTEFKRGRTDTNNAERPGRPLEAVSPENVSEVLKIIMINRKVKVREIAEMTQISSGSVFTILHEKLSRKKVFPHPPYLPDLAPNDYWLFADLKKMLQGRKFGSNEEVIAETESYLEAKDKSFYKHGIEMLERRWNDCITLKVDYIDEQK is encoded by the coding sequence atggagAAAATCGAGTTTCGCGTGgtgataaaacattgttttttaatgggtAAAAACACCGTAGAAGCCCAGCAAAGGCTTGAAAAACATTACCCGGACTCCTCTCCATCCAAACCAATGATTTGTCGGTGGTATACTGAGTTTAAACGTGGTCGTACGGACACAAACAATGCGGAACGTCCGGGTAGGCCATTGGAAGCCGTTTCACCGGAAAATGTGagtgaagttttaaaaatcataatgatAAATCGTAAAGTGAAGGTCCGTGAGATTGCAGAAATGACACAGATATCATCTGGAAGCGTATTTACAATTcttcatgaaaaattgagcAGGAAAAAGGTTTTTCCCCACCCCCCGTATTTGCCAGATTTAGCCCCCAACGACTACTGGCTCTTTGCTGATCTCAAAAAAATGCTCCAGGGAAGAAAATTTGGCTCTAATGAGGAGGTTATTGCCGAAACTGAATCCTATTTGGAAGCAAAggataaatccttttataaacatggtaTAGAAATGTTGGAAAGGCGTTGGAACGATTGTATCACTCTAAAAGTAGATTATATTGATgaacaaaaatga